A DNA window from Hordeum vulgare subsp. vulgare chromosome 1H, MorexV3_pseudomolecules_assembly, whole genome shotgun sequence contains the following coding sequences:
- the LOC123413119 gene encoding pentatricopeptide repeat-containing protein At1g08070, chloroplastic-like: MHPLALSSTSLLRLIKSLSPAAPGAHLSAAAIHCLLFKEGLLHAGAHLPTALLTAYAALGRPGHARDLFDEMPDQGLVARTAMAKAHAASGQPSQALRVFRGVISDGFVPDNVALAVVLAACHSCTVDAGRMVHAFVIVSGIEPDMFVSTQLIRVYGERGELTVSRRVFDDMPAKSAVAWNAMVHQYARNKHAEAAYQLFLAMPRRDVVSWNTVIAGYCLVGRCREALGLFRQMVSPSSCPVHPNGPTMATVLGACAAAGCLETGIWVHAYIDKNRMNDSGALDRCLIDMYAKCGSIDTALQVFGKAPEKRDLYSWTTVICGLAMHGRAADALQIFNMMQDSGITPDDVTLVGVLNACAHGGLVDEGLNYFYSMQEKYGISPKIEHYGCMVDLLGRVGRLPEAYRMIRTMPMKPNMVIWGAFLSACKVHNSLELGEIAAAEVTRLDPDDPWARVMMSSMYAKAQNWSGLARERREMNNLQMKKTPGCSSVELDGEVHEFVAGGSQHPLHAEICTVLEFVEAQSHTG, encoded by the coding sequence ATGCACCCGCTTGCCTTGTCCTCGACCTCGCTCCTCCGCCTCATCAAGTCGCTCTCgccggcggcgccgggggcgcacctGTCGGCCGCCGCCATCCACTGCCTCCTCTTCAAGGAGGGCCTCCTCCACGCCGGGGCGCACCTCCCCACGGCGCTGCTCACGGCGTACGCGGCGCTCGGTCGCCCGGGCCACGCGCGGGACctattcgatgaaatgcccgaccaGGGCCTCGTCGCGCGCACCGCCATGGCTAAGGCTCACGCGGCGTCCGGGCAGCCGTCCCAGGCCCTCCGGGTGTTCCGGGGCGTGATCTCGGACGGCTTCGTCCCGGACAATGTTGCCCTGGCGGTCGTGCTGGCCGCATGCCATTCATGCACGGTGGACGCAGGAAGGATGGTCCATGCTTTCGTCATCGTCAGCGGCATCGAGCCGGACATGTTCGTCTCTACCCAGCTCATCAGAGTCTACGGGGAGCGCGGGGAGCTCACGGTCTCCAGGAGGGTGTTCGACGACATGCCGGCAAAGAGTGCCGTTGCTTGGAATGCCATGGTGCATCAGTACGCCAGGAATAAGCATGCGGAGGCTGCGTACCAGCTCTTTCTTGCGATGCCAAGGAGGGATGTGGTGTCGTGGAACACGGTGATAGCAGGGTATTGCCTGGTCGGCCGGTGCAGGGAGGCGTTAGGCTTGTTCCGCCAGATGGTATCTCCATCCTCATGCCCGGTGCACCCGAATGGGCCTACAATGGCCACTGTCCTTGGTGCCTGTGCAGCTGCAGGGTGTTTGGAGACTGGGATTTGGGTCCATGCGTATATTGACAAGAATCGGATGAATGACAGTGGTGCACTAGATAGATGCTTGATAGACATGTACGCCAAATGTGGAAGTATTGACACGGCCTTGCAGGTGTTTGGGAAGGCACCTGAGAAGAGGGACCTCTACTCATGGACAACAGTGATTTGTGGACTGGCGATGCATGGTCGGGCCGCTGATGCCTTGCAGATCTTTAACATGATGCAAGATAGTGGTATAACCCCTGATGATGTTACTCTTGTCGGGGTCTTAAATGCGTGCGCACATGGAGGGTTAGTGGATGAAGGCCTTAACTACTTCTACTCCATGCAGGAGAAATATGGAATCAGTCCCAAGATTGAACACTATGGTTGTATGGTCGATCTTCTTGGCCGCGTCGGGCGATTGCCAGAAGCATATAGGATGATAAGAACAATGCCAATGAAACCTAACATGGTAATATGGGGAGCTTTCTTGAGCGCATGCAAAGTTCATAATAGTTTGGAACTTGGTGAGATCGCGGCAGCAGAAGTTACTAGGTTGGATCCAGATGACCCTTGGGCAAGGGTGATGATGTCTAGCATGTATGCAAAAGCCCAGAACTGGAGTGGTCTCGCCAGGGAGAGGAGGGAAATGAACAACCTGCAGATGAAGAAGACTCCAGGGTGCAGCTCAGTCGAGCTTGACGGTGAGGTGCATGAGTTTGTGGCTGGTGGCAGTCAGCATCCTCTGCATGCTGAGATTTGTACCGTACTGGAGTTTGTTGAGGCACAGTCACATACAGGTTGA
- the LOC123443330 gene encoding acylamino-acid-releasing enzyme 1 isoform X1, with protein MVAVCSGIRGSYSSCPVASAANLFPWASSAPTFLRRSNIKVSWRSKAMASAHPPQGLPSGMDPSMVDEYASQSKLLQEFVKIPSIGKAWIFSSKDEKTSRAMVSVGQSDLLANKKRNFLLNTHISKSSSKSVSFQWSPFPVEMSGVSAVVPSPSGEKLLLVRNAEDDDSPTKLEIWGPCQLENEIHIAQSIHGSLYADGWFEGISWNQEETLIAYVAEEPPQPKPEFNDLGYRKEGSSQKDCRSWKGQGDTEDNWGETYSKKRIPALFAANISSGEVRALKGIPRSLSVGQVIWAPSSSYSLVFVAWSDDNGFQEIPRKLGIKYCFNRPCALYAVADPFKEEADKPSTDSNKGDAAALVKLTADLSSAFFPRFSPDGKYLVFISAKSAVDSGAHNATNSMHKIDWPTDGKLEGSLGVSDVVPTVMSPQDGCFPGMYCSGLLRFPWLSDGRTMILSSVWGSKEVILSINVASGEVSRISPLDSGYSWNVLALDNNNILSVSSSLVTLPQMYYGFEDSHTDKPCQWDWQEISSPFPKPSDKVSSLLADHKFSVLKIPVSSPSDKLPDGAKLPFEAIFVSGKDSASSPTIVVLHGGPHAVYPSSYSRSLAFLYAQGYNLLVVNYRGSLGFGEEALQSLPGNIGSQDVNDVLTALDFVKKRGLIDASRVAVVGGSHGGFLTTHLIGQAPETFVAAAARNPVCNLQLMVGTTDIPDWCYLEVYGKEGKTCFTESPLADTLTQFYQKSPISHISKVKTPTLFLLGAKDLRVPVSNGLQYARALKERGVDTKIIVFPEDIHGLDKPQSDFESFLNIGVWFKKYMSK; from the exons ATGGTCGCCGTCTGCTCGGGAATCCGCGGCTCCTACTCCTCCTGCCCCGTAGCCTCCGCCGCCAATCTGttcccctgggcctcctctgctccGACCTTTTTGCGGCGCAG CAATATCAAGGTATCTTGGCGGTCAAAGGCCATGGCCTCCGCCCATCCCCCACAAGGATTGCCTTCAGGGATGGATCCTTCTATGGTGGATGAGTACGCTTCCCAGTCCAAGCTGTTGCAAGAATTCGTCAAGATACCCAGCATTGGCAAGGCTTGGATCTTCAGTTCCAAAGATG AAAAAACATCCAGGGCAATGGTTTCTGTTGGCCAGTCAGATCTTTTGGCAAACAAAAAGAGAAACTTCCTTCTAAATACTCACATCTCAAAAAGTTCCTCAAAGTCAGTGAGTTTCCAGTGGTCTCCCTTCCCGGTTGAAATGAGCGGAGTGTCAGCAGTTGTTCCATCACCATCCGGAGAAAAGCTTCTGCTGGTACGAAATGCTGAGGACGATGACTCCCCTACAAAATTAGAGATTTGGGGGCCCTGTCAATTGGAGAACGAAATACATATTGCACAATCTATTCATGGATCTCTGTATGCCGATGGATG GTTTGAAGGGATTTCATGGAACCAAGAAGAAACTCTTATAGCTTATGTTGCTGAGGAGCCTCCTCAACCAAAGCCAGAGTTCAATGATTTAGGTTACAGGAAGGAAGGTTCATCTCAAAAGGACTGCAGGAGCTGGAAGGGACAAGGGGATACAGAAGATAACTGGGGAGAAACCTATAGTAAGAAAAGGATACCTGCTTTGTTCGCCGCTAACATCTCTAG TGGTGAAGTACGAGCCTTGAAGGGTATACCTAGATCATTGAGTGTTGGCCAGGTGATTTGGGCTCCATCGTCTTCATATAGTTTGGTTTTTGTGGCATGGTCAGATGATAATGGTTTCCAAGAGATACCAAGGAAACTTGGTATCAAATACTGCTTTAACAGACCTTGTGCTCTGTATGCTGTTGCTGATCCTTTCAAGGAAGAAGCTGACAAACCATCAACTGA CTCCAATAAGGGTGATGCTGCAGCTCTGGTCAAGTTAACAGCAGATTTGAGCAGTGCTTTTTTCCCAAGGTTCAG CCCGGATGGGAAGTATCTCGTGTTCATCTCAGCGAAGAGTGCTGTGGATAGTGGAGCACACAATGCCACAAATTCGATGCATAAAATTGACTGGCCTACAGACGGCAAACTAGAGGGGAGCCTTGGTGTTTCTGATGTG GTACCCACTGTAATGAGCCCTCAAGATGGGTGTTTCCCTGGGATGTATTGCTCTGGCTTACTTAGGTTTCCATGGCTTTCTGATGGACGGACTATGATTTTATCGTCTGTTTGGGGAAGCAAAGAAGTAATACTTTCTATCAACGTTGCAAG CGGCGAAGTCTCAAGAATTAGTCCGCTGGATTCAGGTTATTCCTGGAATGTTCTCGCACTTGACAATAATAACATTCTTTCAG TTTCCAGCAGCCTCGTTACGCTGCCTCAAATGTACTATGGATTCGAAGATTCTCATACAGACAAGCCTTGCCAGTGGGACTGGCAGGAAATTTCATCTCCATTTCCGAAGCCATCTGATAAG GTCAGCTCCTTGTTAGCCGATCATAAGTTCAGTGTACTCAAAATCCCAGTCAGCAGCCCTTCTGACAAACTTCCAGATG GTGCTAAACTCCCCTTTGAGGCTATTTTCGTGTCTGGCAAGGATTCGGCAAGTAGTCCAACGATTGTTGTTCTTCATGGTGGTCCTCACGCGGTCTACCCATCAAGCTATTCGAGATCCTTGGCCTTTCTGTATGCACAGGGATATAACCTGCTTGTTGTAAACTACAG GGGCTCGTTGGGGTTTGGAGAAGAAGCATTGCAATCTCTTCCTGGCAATATTGGTTCTCAG GATGTGAATGATGTATTGACGGCTTTGGACTTTGTTAAAAAGAGAGGACTAATAGATGCATCTAGAGTAGCTGTAGTTGGAGGTTCACATGGAGGTTTCTTGACAACACATTTGATTGGCCAG GCTCCAGAAACATTTGTTGCAGCAGCTGCTCGAAATCCAGTATGCAACTTACAATTGATGGTCGGTACCACTGATATCCCTGATTGGTGTTATCTGGAGGTTTATGGAAAAGAAGGGAAAACCTGCTTTACGGAGTCTCCTTTAGCAGACACTCTTACTCAGTTTTACCAGAAATCACCAATATCACATATTTCCAAG GTTAAGACACCAACACTCTTTCTTCTCGGAGCAAAAGATCTCCGTGTTCCTGTTTCTAATGGCCTACAG tatgcaagggctttgaaggagAGGGGGGTCGACACCAAAATTATTGTCTTCCCAGAAGATATTCATGGACTAGACAA GCCACAGTCCGACTTTGAGAGCTTCCTCAACATAGGGGTTTGGTTCAAGAAGTACATGAGCAAATAA
- the LOC123443330 gene encoding acylamino-acid-releasing enzyme 1 isoform X2, producing the protein MASAHPPQGLPSGMDPSMVDEYASQSKLLQEFVKIPSIGKAWIFSSKDEKTSRAMVSVGQSDLLANKKRNFLLNTHISKSSSKSVSFQWSPFPVEMSGVSAVVPSPSGEKLLLVRNAEDDDSPTKLEIWGPCQLENEIHIAQSIHGSLYADGWFEGISWNQEETLIAYVAEEPPQPKPEFNDLGYRKEGSSQKDCRSWKGQGDTEDNWGETYSKKRIPALFAANISSGEVRALKGIPRSLSVGQVIWAPSSSYSLVFVAWSDDNGFQEIPRKLGIKYCFNRPCALYAVADPFKEEADKPSTDSNKGDAAALVKLTADLSSAFFPRFSPDGKYLVFISAKSAVDSGAHNATNSMHKIDWPTDGKLEGSLGVSDVVPTVMSPQDGCFPGMYCSGLLRFPWLSDGRTMILSSVWGSKEVILSINVASGEVSRISPLDSGYSWNVLALDNNNILSVSSSLVTLPQMYYGFEDSHTDKPCQWDWQEISSPFPKPSDKVSSLLADHKFSVLKIPVSSPSDKLPDGAKLPFEAIFVSGKDSASSPTIVVLHGGPHAVYPSSYSRSLAFLYAQGYNLLVVNYRGSLGFGEEALQSLPGNIGSQDVNDVLTALDFVKKRGLIDASRVAVVGGSHGGFLTTHLIGQAPETFVAAAARNPVCNLQLMVGTTDIPDWCYLEVYGKEGKTCFTESPLADTLTQFYQKSPISHISKVKTPTLFLLGAKDLRVPVSNGLQYARALKERGVDTKIIVFPEDIHGLDKPQSDFESFLNIGVWFKKYMSK; encoded by the exons ATGGCCTCCGCCCATCCCCCACAAGGATTGCCTTCAGGGATGGATCCTTCTATGGTGGATGAGTACGCTTCCCAGTCCAAGCTGTTGCAAGAATTCGTCAAGATACCCAGCATTGGCAAGGCTTGGATCTTCAGTTCCAAAGATG AAAAAACATCCAGGGCAATGGTTTCTGTTGGCCAGTCAGATCTTTTGGCAAACAAAAAGAGAAACTTCCTTCTAAATACTCACATCTCAAAAAGTTCCTCAAAGTCAGTGAGTTTCCAGTGGTCTCCCTTCCCGGTTGAAATGAGCGGAGTGTCAGCAGTTGTTCCATCACCATCCGGAGAAAAGCTTCTGCTGGTACGAAATGCTGAGGACGATGACTCCCCTACAAAATTAGAGATTTGGGGGCCCTGTCAATTGGAGAACGAAATACATATTGCACAATCTATTCATGGATCTCTGTATGCCGATGGATG GTTTGAAGGGATTTCATGGAACCAAGAAGAAACTCTTATAGCTTATGTTGCTGAGGAGCCTCCTCAACCAAAGCCAGAGTTCAATGATTTAGGTTACAGGAAGGAAGGTTCATCTCAAAAGGACTGCAGGAGCTGGAAGGGACAAGGGGATACAGAAGATAACTGGGGAGAAACCTATAGTAAGAAAAGGATACCTGCTTTGTTCGCCGCTAACATCTCTAG TGGTGAAGTACGAGCCTTGAAGGGTATACCTAGATCATTGAGTGTTGGCCAGGTGATTTGGGCTCCATCGTCTTCATATAGTTTGGTTTTTGTGGCATGGTCAGATGATAATGGTTTCCAAGAGATACCAAGGAAACTTGGTATCAAATACTGCTTTAACAGACCTTGTGCTCTGTATGCTGTTGCTGATCCTTTCAAGGAAGAAGCTGACAAACCATCAACTGA CTCCAATAAGGGTGATGCTGCAGCTCTGGTCAAGTTAACAGCAGATTTGAGCAGTGCTTTTTTCCCAAGGTTCAG CCCGGATGGGAAGTATCTCGTGTTCATCTCAGCGAAGAGTGCTGTGGATAGTGGAGCACACAATGCCACAAATTCGATGCATAAAATTGACTGGCCTACAGACGGCAAACTAGAGGGGAGCCTTGGTGTTTCTGATGTG GTACCCACTGTAATGAGCCCTCAAGATGGGTGTTTCCCTGGGATGTATTGCTCTGGCTTACTTAGGTTTCCATGGCTTTCTGATGGACGGACTATGATTTTATCGTCTGTTTGGGGAAGCAAAGAAGTAATACTTTCTATCAACGTTGCAAG CGGCGAAGTCTCAAGAATTAGTCCGCTGGATTCAGGTTATTCCTGGAATGTTCTCGCACTTGACAATAATAACATTCTTTCAG TTTCCAGCAGCCTCGTTACGCTGCCTCAAATGTACTATGGATTCGAAGATTCTCATACAGACAAGCCTTGCCAGTGGGACTGGCAGGAAATTTCATCTCCATTTCCGAAGCCATCTGATAAG GTCAGCTCCTTGTTAGCCGATCATAAGTTCAGTGTACTCAAAATCCCAGTCAGCAGCCCTTCTGACAAACTTCCAGATG GTGCTAAACTCCCCTTTGAGGCTATTTTCGTGTCTGGCAAGGATTCGGCAAGTAGTCCAACGATTGTTGTTCTTCATGGTGGTCCTCACGCGGTCTACCCATCAAGCTATTCGAGATCCTTGGCCTTTCTGTATGCACAGGGATATAACCTGCTTGTTGTAAACTACAG GGGCTCGTTGGGGTTTGGAGAAGAAGCATTGCAATCTCTTCCTGGCAATATTGGTTCTCAG GATGTGAATGATGTATTGACGGCTTTGGACTTTGTTAAAAAGAGAGGACTAATAGATGCATCTAGAGTAGCTGTAGTTGGAGGTTCACATGGAGGTTTCTTGACAACACATTTGATTGGCCAG GCTCCAGAAACATTTGTTGCAGCAGCTGCTCGAAATCCAGTATGCAACTTACAATTGATGGTCGGTACCACTGATATCCCTGATTGGTGTTATCTGGAGGTTTATGGAAAAGAAGGGAAAACCTGCTTTACGGAGTCTCCTTTAGCAGACACTCTTACTCAGTTTTACCAGAAATCACCAATATCACATATTTCCAAG GTTAAGACACCAACACTCTTTCTTCTCGGAGCAAAAGATCTCCGTGTTCCTGTTTCTAATGGCCTACAG tatgcaagggctttgaaggagAGGGGGGTCGACACCAAAATTATTGTCTTCCCAGAAGATATTCATGGACTAGACAA GCCACAGTCCGACTTTGAGAGCTTCCTCAACATAGGGGTTTGGTTCAAGAAGTACATGAGCAAATAA